The following is a genomic window from Spiribacter sp. 1M189.
CAGGCGCAGGAAAACATCCTCAAGGCTTGCCGGGCGGTACAGATAACCCGGCCCCACCAGCGCCTCGACGTGATCAAGCAGGGTGTCGCGCTCGCTCCCGTAGATGAGTACCGTCTCGCCAACCGGCTCAACGCGCAGGCCAGCGGCCACGAGCGGTGCAAGGGGATGGTCACCGGCCCCAGCCGCAGCACTGTCGCCAGCATTGCTGCCTGCACCACCCGTGTCCGCTTCATCGCGCTCGCCGCCACTCCAATGCAAGGCGAGATCACCGCGTAGCTCTACCACATGCGGCTCGATATGCTCGCGGATCAACCGCGTCGGGCTGTCGCAGGCAACGATGCGGCCGTGGTCGATGATGGCGGCCCGATCGCAGAGCCGCTCCGCCTCTTCCATATAGTGCGTGGTCAGCAGCAGCGTTCGGCCCTGCCGGCGAAGGGTCTGGAGACGTTCCCAGATATGCTGTCGCGCCTGCGGATCGAGGCCGGTGCTTGGCTCGTCCAGCGCGAGCAGTTCTGGATCATTGACCAGGGCACGGGCCAGTGTCAGGCGCCGCTTCATGCCCCCGGAGAGGCCCTGGATCGGCGCATCGGCGCGCTCGGTCAGCTCGGCAAACCGCAGCAGTTCGTCCATACGGGCCTCGACCTGTCGGCGACTGGCGCCGTAATAGGCGCCGTAGGTGACCAGATTCTCCCGTACGCTGAAATCCGGATCGAGATTATCGAACTGCGGCACAATGCCGGCCCGCTCGCGCATGGCCCGGGCCCGCTGCGGGATCGGCTCGCCCAGTACCGTGATCTCACCCGCGCTGGGTGGGGTGAGGCCCAGGAGCATGCGCAGCGTGGTGGTCTTGCCCGCTCCGTTGGGGCCGAGGAGGGCAAAACACTCACCGGCCTCGATATCAAGATCGATGCCATCGACCACATTGACCGCGCCGTAGCAACGGGTCAGACCGCGGGCAACCACCGCCGGGGCGTTGCCCGTTTCAATCGCTGCATGCCCCATGCTCAGGTGGCTGCCACATCCCGCTTGTGGGCATTGTGATCCCGCGCCAGGAGCACGTAGAACGCCGGCAGTACGAACAGCGTGAACACCGTGCCGATGCCAAGCCCCGTGGCGATGGTCAGGCCGATGTCGAAGCGACTGACCGCACCGGCGCCGGTGGCGATCAGCAGCGGCACCATGGCCATGATCAGTGCCAGCGAGGTCATGATGATCGGCCGCAGCCGGATCGCTGCCGCCTCCTCCACCGCCTTGCGCTTATCGAAGCCCTTTTTGAGCTGCAGATTGTTGGCGAACTCCACGATCAGGATGCCGTTCTTCGCCACCACGCCGATCAGCGTGATCAGCCCCACCTGGGTATAGATGTTCACCGTGGCGAAGCCGAGGGTGATGAATGCCAGCGCGCCGGCGATACTCAGGGGCACCGACACCAGGATGATCAGCGGATCACGCCAGCTCTCGAACTGGGCGGCGAGGACCAGGTAGATGACCACAATGGACAGGAAGAAGGTCACCACCAGGGCGCTGCCCTGATTGACGAACTGCCGCGACTGACCGGTGTAGTCGACGTTGTAACTCGCCGGCAGGTTCTGGCTTGCGAGCTGATCGAGATACCCCAGGGCATCACCCAGGGGAACACCCGGCGTCGGGATACCCTCCAGTGTCACGGAGTTGAGCTGCTGGAACTGATTGCGTGAGCTGGGCACCACGGAATGGCTGAGCGACACAAGACTCGATAGCGGCACTTTCTCGCCTGCGGACGTCTCGATGTAGTAGTCCTCCAGCATTTCGGCGTTGAGCCGATAGGGTCGGTCCACCTGAGGGATGACCTTGTAGCTGCGGCCATCCAGATTGAAGCGGTTCACATAGCCGCCACCCAGCATGCTGGAGAGGTTGCCGCCGATCTCGGCCATGGTGATGCCCAGATCCGCGGCCTTGTCCCGGTCGACCTCGATGGTGGTCATCGGCCGGTCGAATTCCGTGGATTTCTTCAGGAACAGAAAATTGCCGCTCTGCATCGCCTGGCCGATGAGCTCTGTTGCCCGGGTGTCGAGCGCCTCGTAGCTCGCGGAAGTCGTCAGCACGAACTGTACCGGCAGACCGCCGCCGGAGCCGGGCAGGCTGGGCGGCGGGAACACGGCGGTGTCGAAGCCGGGGTTAGGCGTGAATTTGGCATTCACCTCCTGCTGAATCGCCCCGATGCCCCGTTCACGATCCTTGTTGGGCACCATCTTGAAGCCACCGAAGACGGTATCCGGCGAGAGGCCACCGATGATCATGAACGTCTCGCTGTATTCCGGGATGCTCTCTGCCTCGTCCTGGTAGAGCTCGGCGAATTTTGACAGATAGTCGAAGTTGGCCGTCCGCGGCGCCGAGCCCTGGAAGAAGAGGATGCCCTGATCCTCGGTGGGAGCCAGCTCGCTCTGGCTCATCGTGAACATGAAGTAGTTGGACGCGAGGACCACGATGCCGAAGAACACCAGCACGCTCTTGGTATCGAGCAGGCCGTTCAGGACCCGCTTGTATCCGCTCGCCAGGCCCTCGAAGAAGTTTTCCACCATCTTCTCGAAGCGGCCCTGGTTGCCGCCGGGCTTGAGCACCTTGGAGGAGACCATCGGAGAGAAGGTCAATGCCACGATGCCGGAGATCAGCACCGCCCCCGCCAGCGTGAACGCGAATTCGCTGAACAGCGTGCCGACAAGCCCGCCCATGAAACCGATCGGCGCATAAACCGCCAGCAGGGTGGTGGTCATGGCAATGATCGGCACGGCGAGCTCACGCGCCCCCATGATGGCCGCATCGAAGCGGCTGTGACCTTCTTCGATGTGCCGGTGGACGTTCTCCACCACGATGATGGCGTCATCCACCACCAGGCCGATCGCCAGCACCATCGACAGCAGCGTGAGCAGGTTCAGCGAATAGCCCAGCGCCAGCATGATGGCCGCGGCGCCAATGAGCGAAAGCGGGACCGCGATGGAAGGGACGATGGCCGCCCGGATCGAACCGATGGTCAGGAAGATGACCACCAGGACGATGAGCACCGCCTCCAGAATGGTGGTGAGCACCTCATTGATAGAATCCTGGATGAACTCGCTGGCGTCGTAGGGCAGTGCGAGCTGGATGCCTTCCGGCAGCTGCCGGCGGAGGTCGGGCAGCTCATCGCTCACCCGGCCGGCCACGGTGAGTGGGTTCGCGCCCGGTGCCTGCTCAACGGCAATGAACACCGAAGGCTGGCCCCGATACCAGGCCGCCGATGAATAGGTCTCGGAGCCGAACTCGGTGGCCGCCACGTCATCCAGCCGGATGATCGTGCCGTTCTCCTCGCGCACGACGAGTTGCCTGAACTGGTCCGGATCGGCGATATCCGTGGTCGCCGAGAGATTGATGCGGGTATACGGGCCCTTGGTGTTGCCGATACCGGCCTGATAGTTGTTCTGCTGCAGGACCTCGCGCACCTCGGTGGCGGTGACGTTGAGCGCCGCCATCCGGTCGGGGTCAAGCCATATGCGCATGGCCGGCGAGCGGCCGAACACCCGCGCCTTGGCCACGCCGGGGAGGGCCTGGACCTGCGGCTGCAGCACGCGGTTGACGAAATCGGTGATCTCCGGGACCGGCACGTCCTCGCTGTAGATGGCGAGGTACATCAGCGCCGTCTGGTCACCGGTGCTGGACTCGATCACCGGATCCTGAGACGCCGCGGGCAGCACATTGCGCTGACTGGCCACCTTGGCCTGGATCTCGGAGACGGCCGCGTTGGCGTCATAGTTGAGCTCCATGTTGACTTCAATGGTGGACAGGCCCTGACGGCTCTCCGAGGTGATGTAGTCGATGCCATTGGCCTCGGCGATCGCCTGCTGCAGCGGCTGCGTGATGAAGCCCTGGATGAGCTGGCTGTCCGCGCCCGGATAGCTCGTGGACACGGTGACCACGGTTTTCTCGGTGGAGGGGTATTCGCGCACCTCGAGCATCTCCAGCGACCGCACGCCGGCGAGCAGGATCAGCAGACTGATCACCGTCGCCAGTACGGGTCGCTGGATGAATATGTCGGTAAACTTCATCGCCCGGTCACCTCGGCGGGGTTCATTTCCACCGTCTTGTCGATGGTCACCGGCTGGCCAGGCCGTACCTTGATCAGGCCTGCGGCCACGATCCGATCACCCGCCTCGAGCCCCTTGGTGACCGACACTCGGCCGTCACGAATCTCGCCGGTCTGGATCTGTATCCGCTCGGTGACCATGCCCTGGTCCTGTTCCTTGATCCGCAGCACGAAATCGCCGTAGGTGTTGAAGCTCACCGCGGTGCGCGGAATCGTCAGCACATTGCGCTCGGTGGGTTCGAGCAGTGTCACCCGCGCAAACATGCCCGGCCGCAGATTGCCGTCGGCGTTGTCCAGCGTCGCCCGGACCGGTATCGCCCGGGTCTGGTTATTGATACCCGTGTCGATCGCGGTGATCTTGCCGGTGAAGACCTGATCGAAGGCGCTGGTGCGAACCTGAATGGACTGTCCCATGGACAGATCCGGCAGGAACCGCTCCGGCATGTTGAAGTCGGCATAGATCGGATCGAGGCGCCGCAGCTCCACGATATCGCTGCCCGGGGCGAGGAATTGACCGACGCTGACCCGGCGCAGTCCCAGCACGCCGTCGAAGGGTGCACGAATGGTCTTCTGCCGGATCCTGGCCTGCTGGCTCTCTACCGCGGCGTTGGCACTGTCGAGTCGGGCCCGCGCCTCGTCGAATTCCGACTGCGAGATCGCCCGCTGCGGCAACAGGTCCTCGGAGCGCTCGAACTGGATGCGGGCGAGCTCCGCCTCGCTCTGCAGGCCCTGGAGCTCCGCCCGATCCACTGCCTTGTCCAGCTCCAGCAGGATATCGCCCGTGGCGACACGTTCACCCGAGTCGAAGTTGAGCGACTGGATGATGCCGGCCACCTCCGTGCTCACCGCCACGCTGTCGACCGCGGTGAGGCTGCCCACGGCGCTCTGCTGCCCCTGCCACTTCTCGCTCTGCACCTCGGTGGCAACGACATTGGCCGCCTGCGGCCCGCCAGGCCCGCCAGCCTGCATCTGCACGAAGTATTTGTAGCCGAAAATGCCCCCGAAGATTCCGCCCAATAGCAGCAGGGCGATAAGGAAGCGGATGAAGACTTTCATGGATCGGGCCCCGTGAATTGAGTGACCGGCCGGTGCGCCTGACTTGCGCCCTCCGACACTGGTGCGGTTACAAAGTTGCAAGTGTATCAGTGCGGAGGCGGATTTCACGCGGGCGGGATGGAGCCCCGCCAGCTGCAGCGTTAGGCTGGTTTCCGGGATGGATTAAACGATAGGGGAGAGGTCCATGATTCGGGATATCCTGGTCTATTTGAGTGATGACGGCCACGAGGCCGATCATGTGGCCTCGGCCGCGGATCTGGCCGCCGCCCATGAGGCCCATCTCATCGGCCTCGCCGTGGCGGAACCGCTCGCGGCCCATGCCGAATACCTTCCGCCGGAGGCACTGGAGCGCTATCGGGAGGCCTGGCAGACCCGCAACCGTCGGCTTGAACAGGTGTTTCGCGAGGTCAGCGGGCATCACGGCCTCAGCACCGAGTGGCGCTCGGTGGAGGACCTGCGGGTGGACCGCAGCACGGTGGATGTCATCGCCATGCAGGCCCGGTATGCCGATCTGCTGGTGCTCGGCCAGGTGGATCCCGACCGACCGGCCGACCTGATCCCCGCCGATCTGCCCGGACAGGCGGCGGTTATGGCGGGTCGCCCCGTGCTCGCCCTGCCCTATGCCTGGGAGCGGCGACCGATCGGGCGACGGGTGATCATCGGCTGGGATGGCGAGCGCGAGTCGGCCCGCGCGGTGAGCGATGCGCTGCCCCTGCTGCGGCGCGCCGACAATGTGCAGGTGGTGGTCGTTGGCAGTCAGCACGGGCCGCACGACCGTCATGGCGATCTGCCGGGCGCCGACATCGCCGCCCATCTCGCCCGCCACGGCGTGCCGGTGGAGGCCTCCAGCCAGGGTAGGAGCGAGATCCCGGTGGCCGACGCGCTGCTATCCGCCGCCGCGGACAGCGATGCCGATCTGTTGGTCATGGGGGCTTACGGCCGATCGCGCTTCCGCGAGATGGTGCTCGGTGGCACCACCCGCCGCATCCTCGGCGAGATGACCCTGCCGGTGCTGATGGCGCATTGATCGCCGCGCATTATGCCTGCGCTTAGAGCGTGCTGGCGGCGGTGGAAAGGGCCAGAAAGACCAGCGCCGCGCCGGTGATGCGCTCGATCCACACGCCATGGCGCCTCAGCCAGGTCGTCGTCCCGGTGGCCGTCAGGCCAATCGCCACCAGCGCATACCAGCCCGCATCCACCACCGTCGCAGTGCCGGCGAGGATGGCGACCTCGACAACGCCGGCGTCGGCCGATACGAACTGACTGAACAGCGCCAGGAAGAAGAGCGCGATCTTGGGATTGAGAAAAGCGATGGTGAAACCGTCGCGGGCCGCGGCAATCCCGCCGGCCGGCTGCCGGCCCGCATCCGGGCCGGGCCCGGGGGGCACCGGGCGCCCATCGGAGCCCGCCGCGCGCCCACCCCGCATGGCACTCGCCCCCAGCCATAGCAGATAGGCTGATCCGGCCAGGGTGATGGCATTGAAGAGGGCTTGCTGCGCGGCGATGACCGTCGCCAGGCCGAGGGATGTCGCCAGCG
Proteins encoded in this region:
- a CDS encoding efflux RND transporter periplasmic adaptor subunit, producing MKVFIRFLIALLLLGGIFGGIFGYKYFVQMQAGGPGGPQAANVVATEVQSEKWQGQQSAVGSLTAVDSVAVSTEVAGIIQSLNFDSGERVATGDILLELDKAVDRAELQGLQSEAELARIQFERSEDLLPQRAISQSEFDEARARLDSANAAVESQQARIRQKTIRAPFDGVLGLRRVSVGQFLAPGSDIVELRRLDPIYADFNMPERFLPDLSMGQSIQVRTSAFDQVFTGKITAIDTGINNQTRAIPVRATLDNADGNLRPGMFARVTLLEPTERNVLTIPRTAVSFNTYGDFVLRIKEQDQGMVTERIQIQTGEIRDGRVSVTKGLEAGDRIVAAGLIKVRPGQPVTIDKTVEMNPAEVTGR
- a CDS encoding LysE family translocator, which produces MTFAAWLSLLAICLLGALSPGPSLAVVIRNTVNRGRGAGITTALSHGMGVGGYALATSLGLATVIAAQQALFNAITLAGSAYLLWLGASAMRGGRAAGSDGRPVPPGPGPDAGRQPAGGIAAARDGFTIAFLNPKIALFFLALFSQFVSADAGVVEVAILAGTATVVDAGWYALVAIGLTATGTTTWLRRHGVWIERITGAALVFLALSTAASTL
- a CDS encoding efflux RND transporter permease subunit, encoding MKFTDIFIQRPVLATVISLLILLAGVRSLEMLEVREYPSTEKTVVTVSTSYPGADSQLIQGFITQPLQQAIAEANGIDYITSESRQGLSTIEVNMELNYDANAAVSEIQAKVASQRNVLPAASQDPVIESSTGDQTALMYLAIYSEDVPVPEITDFVNRVLQPQVQALPGVAKARVFGRSPAMRIWLDPDRMAALNVTATEVREVLQQNNYQAGIGNTKGPYTRINLSATTDIADPDQFRQLVVREENGTIIRLDDVAATEFGSETYSSAAWYRGQPSVFIAVEQAPGANPLTVAGRVSDELPDLRRQLPEGIQLALPYDASEFIQDSINEVLTTILEAVLIVLVVIFLTIGSIRAAIVPSIAVPLSLIGAAAIMLALGYSLNLLTLLSMVLAIGLVVDDAIIVVENVHRHIEEGHSRFDAAIMGARELAVPIIAMTTTLLAVYAPIGFMGGLVGTLFSEFAFTLAGAVLISGIVALTFSPMVSSKVLKPGGNQGRFEKMVENFFEGLASGYKRVLNGLLDTKSVLVFFGIVVLASNYFMFTMSQSELAPTEDQGILFFQGSAPRTANFDYLSKFAELYQDEAESIPEYSETFMIIGGLSPDTVFGGFKMVPNKDRERGIGAIQQEVNAKFTPNPGFDTAVFPPPSLPGSGGGLPVQFVLTTSASYEALDTRATELIGQAMQSGNFLFLKKSTEFDRPMTTIEVDRDKAADLGITMAEIGGNLSSMLGGGYVNRFNLDGRSYKVIPQVDRPYRLNAEMLEDYYIETSAGEKVPLSSLVSLSHSVVPSSRNQFQQLNSVTLEGIPTPGVPLGDALGYLDQLASQNLPASYNVDYTGQSRQFVNQGSALVVTFFLSIVVIYLVLAAQFESWRDPLIILVSVPLSIAGALAFITLGFATVNIYTQVGLITLIGVVAKNGILIVEFANNLQLKKGFDKRKAVEEAAAIRLRPIIMTSLALIMAMVPLLIATGAGAVSRFDIGLTIATGLGIGTVFTLFVLPAFYVLLARDHNAHKRDVAAT
- a CDS encoding universal stress protein → MIRDILVYLSDDGHEADHVASAADLAAAHEAHLIGLAVAEPLAAHAEYLPPEALERYREAWQTRNRRLEQVFREVSGHHGLSTEWRSVEDLRVDRSTVDVIAMQARYADLLVLGQVDPDRPADLIPADLPGQAAVMAGRPVLALPYAWERRPIGRRVIIGWDGERESARAVSDALPLLRRADNVQVVVVGSQHGPHDRHGDLPGADIAAHLARHGVPVEASSQGRSEIPVADALLSAAADSDADLLVMGAYGRSRFREMVLGGTTRRILGEMTLPVLMAH
- a CDS encoding ATP-binding cassette domain-containing protein produces the protein MGHAAIETGNAPAVVARGLTRCYGAVNVVDGIDLDIEAGECFALLGPNGAGKTTTLRMLLGLTPPSAGEITVLGEPIPQRARAMRERAGIVPQFDNLDPDFSVRENLVTYGAYYGASRRQVEARMDELLRFAELTERADAPIQGLSGGMKRRLTLARALVNDPELLALDEPSTGLDPQARQHIWERLQTLRRQGRTLLLTTHYMEEAERLCDRAAIIDHGRIVACDSPTRLIREHIEPHVVELRGDLALHWSGGERDEADTGGAGSNAGDSAAAGAGDHPLAPLVAAGLRVEPVGETVLIYGSERDTLLDHVEALVGPGYLYRPASLEDVFLRLTGRELRD